Proteins co-encoded in one Cucurbita pepo subsp. pepo cultivar mu-cu-16 chromosome LG15, ASM280686v2, whole genome shotgun sequence genomic window:
- the LOC111811494 gene encoding TATA-binding protein-associated factor 2N-like has translation MHLQMASHKLSSLVFFLFFVIGICSAARSLTSSYEGYGVENYGNRYGKDDAYGGKYGDYNGGKGEEYGKDKCDGYDRRNYEGYGGGKREEYDKDKRDGYDGRNYEGYGGGKREEYDKDKRDGYDGRNYEGYGGGKREEYGKDKCDGYDGRNYEGYGGGKREEYGKDKCDGYDGRNYEGYGRGKREDYGKDKRDGYDGKNYEGYDGGKREEYGKDKRDEYDGRNYEGYGGGKREDYGKDKCDGYDRRNYEGYGGGKREEYDKDKRDGYDGRNYEGYGGGKREEYGKDKRDGYDGRNYEGYGRGKREDYGKDKRDGYDGRNYEGYGGGKREEYGKDKRDGYDGRNYEGYGRGKREDYGKDKRDGYDGRNYEGYGRGKREDYGKDKRDGYDGKNYEGYDGGKREEYGKDKRDEYDGRNYEGYGGGKREEYGKDKRDGYDGRNYEGYGGGKREEYGKDKRDGYDGRNYEGYGGGKREEYGKDKRDGYDGRNYEGYGGGKREEYGKDKRDGYDGRNYEGYGGGKREEYGKDKRDGYDGRNYEGYGRGKREDYGKDKRDGYDGRNYEGYGGGKREDYGKDKRDGYDGRNYEGYGGGKREEYGKDKRDGYDGRNYEGYGGGKREEYGKDKRDGYDGRNYGGYDRDKREEYGKDKTRRI, from the exons ATGCACTTGCAAATGGCTTCCCATAAACTTTCTTCTCttgtgttctttcttttctttgttataGGAATTTGTTCTGCAGCCAGAAGTTTGACAAGTTCTTATGAAGGATATGGTGTTGAAAATTATGGGAATCGATATGGTAAAGATGATGCATATGGAGGAAAATACGGGGATTACAATGGAGGTAAGGGCGAGGAATATGGCAAAGATAAATGCGACGGATACGATCGAAGAAACTATGAGGGATATGGCGGAGGTAAGCGCGAGGAATATGACAAAGATAAACGCGACGGATACGATGGAAGAAACTATGAGGGATACGGTGGAGGTAAGCGCGAGGAATATGACAAAGATAAACGCGACGGATACGATGGAAGAAACTATGAGGGGTACGGCGGAGGTAAGCGCGAGGAATATGGCAAAGATAAATGCGACGGATACGATGGAAGAAACTATGAAGGATACGGCGGAGGTAAGCGCGAGGAATATGGCAAAGATAAATGCGACGGATACGATGGAAGAAACTATGAAGGATACGGCAGAGGTAAGCGCGAGGATTATGGCAAAGATAAACGCGACGGATACGATGGAAAAAACTACGAGGGATACGACGGAGGTAAGCGCGAGGAATATGGCAAAGATAAACGCGACGAATACGATGGAAGAAACTATGAAGGATACGGCGGAGGTAAGCGCGAGGATTATGGCAAAG ATAAATGCGACGGATACGATCGAAGAAACTATGAGGGATATGGCGGAGGTAAGCGCGAGGAATATGACAAAGATAAACGCGACGGATACGATGGAAGAAACTACGAGGGATACGGCGGAGGTAAGCGCGAAGAATATGGCAAAGATAAACGAGACGGATACGATGGAAGAAACTACGAGGGATACGGCAGAGGTAAGCGTGAGGATTATGGCAAAGATAAACGCGACGGATACGATGGAAGAAACTACGAGGGATACGGCGGAGGTAAGCGCGAAGAATATGGCAAAGATAAACGAGACGGATACGATGGAAGAAACTACGAGGGATACGGCAGAGGTAAGCGTGAGGATTATGGCAAAGATAAACGCGACGGATACGATGGAAGAAACTATGAAGGATACGGCAGAGGTAAGCGCGAGGATTATGGCAAAGATAAACGCGACGGATACGATGGAAAAAACTACGAGGGATACGACGGAGGTAAGCGCGAGGAATATGGCAAAGATAAACGCGACGAATACGATGGAAGAAACTATGAAGGATACGGCGGAGGTAAGCGCGAGGAATATGGCAAAGATAAACGCGACGGATACGATGGAAGAAACTATGAGGGATACGGCGGAGGTAAGCGCGAGGAATATGGCAAAGATAAACGCGACGGATACGATGGAAGAAACTATGAGGGATACGGCGGAGGTAAGCGCGAGGAATATGGCAAAGATAAACGCGACGGATACGATGGAAGAAACTATGAGGGATACGGCGGAGGTAAGCGCGAGGAATATGGCAAAGATAAACGCGACGGATACGATGGAAGAAACTATGAGGGATACGGCGGAGGTAAGCGCGAGGAATATGGCAAAGATAAACGAGACGGATACGATGGAAGAAACTACGAGGGATACGGCAGAGGTAAGCGTGAGGATTATGGCAAAGATAAACGCGACGGATACGATGGAAGAAACTACGAGGGATACGGCGGAGGTAAGCGTGAGGATTATGGCAAAGATAAACGTGACGGATACGATGGAAGAAACTACGAGGGATACGGCGGAGGTAAGCGCGAGGAATATGGCAAAGATAAACGCGATGGATACGATGGAAGAAACTATGAGGGATACGGCGGAGGTAAGCGCGAGGAATATGGAAAAGATAAACGCGACGGATACGATGGAAGAAATTATGGGGGATACGATAGAGATAAGCGCGAGGAATATGGCAAAGATAAAACGCGACGGATATGA
- the LOC111776344 gene encoding heterogeneous nuclear ribonucleoprotein A3 homolog 2-like, with the protein MASHKLSSLVFFLFFVIGICSAARSLTSSYEGYGVENYGNRYGYDGGKHEGYYGGNYGGYGGGKHEGYYGGNYGRYGGYKHEEYGKDKHEGYDGRNYGGYGGGNYGGYGGYKHEEYDKDKHEGYDGRNYGGYGSKYEEYGGGKHEEYDKYKHDGYNGRNYGGYGGGKYEEYGEHGYGHSGYAP; encoded by the coding sequence ATGGCTTCCCATAAACTTTCTTCTCttgtgttctttcttttctttgttataGGAATTTGTTCTGCAGCCAGAAGTTTGACAAGTTCTTATGAAGGATATGGTGTTGAAAATTATGGGAATCGATATGGATATGATGGAGGAAAACACGAGGGATATTATGGTGGAAACTATGGAGGATACGGCGGAGGTAAACACGAGGGATATTATGGAGGAAACTATGGGAGATACGGCGGATATAAGCATGAGGAATACGGCAAAGATAAGCACGAGGGATACGATGGAAGAAACTATGGGGGATACGGCGGAGGAAACTATGGGGGATACGGCGGATATAAGCATGAGGAATACGACAAAGATAAACATGAAGGATATGATGGAAGAAACTACGGAGGATACGGAAGTAAGTATGAGGAATACGGTGGAGGTAAACACGAGGAATATGACAAATATAAACATGACGGATACAATGGAAGAAACTATGGAGGATATGGTGGAGGTAAGTATGAGGAGTACGGCGAACACGGCTATGGCCACAGTGGGTATGCACCATGA
- the LOC111776316 gene encoding probable ADP-ribosylation factor GTPase-activating protein AGD9 translates to MASDSFTDKNAVFRRLKAKPENKICFDCNAKNPTWASVTFGIFLCIDCSAVHRSLGVHISFVRSTNLDSWSTEQLKMMSYGGNNRAQVFFKQHGWSDDGKIEAKYTSRAAELYKQTLSKEIAKTMAEESTLPSSTVSSLSNGNGNSNSNSNGNGNGLSFIKTTKQEAPEIVHSSPKASHSVVIKKPLGAKKMGKTGGLGARKLTSKPTENLYDQKPEDPPTPVSSSVTNGTTVSSSVSRFDYVENSQSSEVNSNGSPVLGHVAPPKASSFFSEFGMDPHNGGGYSKKSSSNSTKIQVEETEEARKKFSNAKSISSAQFFGDQNKSNESNAKASLKKFSSSSAISSADLFGQGMDDSTLDLAANEFISRISLQASQDISSLKNMAGETGRKLSSLASTLITDIQDRIL, encoded by the exons ATGGCGTCTGATAGCTTCACCGACAAGAACGCGGTTTTCAGGAGGTTGAAGGCCAAGCCTGAGAACAAG aTCTGTTTCGATTGTAATGCGAAGAACCCTACTTGGGCGTCGGTTACGTTTGGGATCTTCCTTTGCATTGATTGCTCCGCCGTTCATCGGAGCCTCGGCGTTCATATAAGCTTCGTCAG GTCAACGAATTTGGACTCATGGTCAACGGAGCAGCTGAAAATGATGAGCTACGGCGGAAACAACCGTGCTCAGGTGTTCTTCAAGCAGCACGGCTGGAGTGACGATGGCAAAATTGAAGCCAAATACACTTCCAGAGCTGCAGAATTGTACAAACAAACCCTTTCTAAAGAGATTGCTAAAACCATGGCTGAAGAATCCACCCTTCCCTCGTCCACTGTTTCATCTCTCTCCAATGGCAATGGCAATAGCAATAGCAATAgcaatggcaatggcaatggcCTCTCCTTCATCAAAACCACTAAACAAGAAGCCCCTGAAATCGTCCATTCTTCTCCAAAAGCCTCTCATTCTGTTGTTATAAAAAAACCCCTCGGTGCCAAAAAGATGGGCAAGACTGGTGGACTTGGCGCTCGGAAGCTTACCTCTAAG CCAACTGAGAATTTGTATGATCAGAAACCGGAAGACCCCCCGACACCAGTTTCGTCGTCGGTGACGAATGGTACTACGGTCTCGTCTTCGGTTTCTCGATTCGATTATGTTGAGAATTCACAATCTTCTGAGGTGAACTCCAATGGGTCCCCTGTGTTGGGGCATGTTGCTCCACCAAAAGCCTCCAGCTTCTTTTCTGAATTTGGAATGGACCCTCACAATGGTGGTGGGTATTCAAAGAAATCAAGCTCAAATTCCACCAAAATCCAG GTGGAGGAAACTGAAGAAGCGAGGAAGAAGTTCTCAAATGCAAAATCCATTTCGTCTGCTCAATTCTTTGGCGATCAGAACAAATCTAACGAGTCCAATGCCAAGGCTTCGTTGAAGAAGTTTTCA AGTTCATCGGCGATCTCGAGTGCCGATCTGTTCGGGCAGGGCATGGATGATTCGACTCTGGATCTCGCTGCAAACGAGTTCATCAGTCGGATTTCTTTACAG GCTTCGCAGGATATATCTTCGTTGAAGAACATGGCGGGGGAGACAGGGAGGAAGCTGAGCTCCTTGGCATCAACGTTGATTACTGATATTCAAGACAGGATTCTTTGA